A part of Streptomyces sp. NBC_00557 genomic DNA contains:
- a CDS encoding PH domain-containing protein has translation METGSLDEAGIPGAAPVWRGLEPALLRMRLMLVLVWAAGLAVATGLVLGLAVGPAWAVFALVPVAGGAWGRRLVGRNWRSWRYAERADDLLISRGVLWHEQTVVPYGRMQLVEVTSGPVERRFGLATVQLHTAAAATDATIPGLDPAEAERLRDRLTELGEARSAGL, from the coding sequence ACGGGGAGCCTTGACGAGGCCGGTATACCGGGGGCCGCGCCGGTGTGGCGGGGCCTGGAGCCCGCTCTGCTGCGGATGCGGCTGATGCTCGTGCTGGTGTGGGCGGCGGGGCTGGCCGTCGCCACCGGGCTGGTCCTGGGGCTGGCCGTGGGGCCCGCGTGGGCCGTGTTCGCGCTGGTGCCGGTGGCCGGCGGCGCATGGGGCCGGCGGCTGGTGGGGCGGAACTGGCGCTCGTGGCGGTACGCCGAGCGCGCGGACGACCTGCTGATCAGCCGCGGTGTCCTGTGGCACGAGCAGACGGTGGTGCCGTACGGGCGGATGCAGCTGGTGGAGGTCACCTCCGGGCCCGTCGAGCGGCGGTTCGGGCTGGCCACCGTGCAGCTGCACACGGCGGCCGCCGCGACCGACGCCACCATCCCCGGCCTGGACCCGGCCGAGGCGGAACGGCTGCGCGACCGGCTCACCGAGCTGGGCGAGGCACGTTCGGCGGGCCTGTGA